A segment of the Leptospiraceae bacterium genome:
ACAGGAATGATCGGCGGGTCTGGTTCTGGTAAAACAACTTTAATTCGAATTATATTAAATATTCAACTTCCAGACAAAGGAAAAATATCTGGGACAATTAAAATAAATGGGGATATTGCAACTAACTTAAATCGAAGATGGATTCAGCCAGTATTTCAAGATCCAGGTTCCTATTTTAATCCTAATTGGAATTTGCAACAATGTTTGGAAGAGCCTCTCACGATATTATTTAAGAATTCAGTTGAGGAAAAAGAAAGGAAAATTAGTAAATTATTAAATGAGTTTTCTATTTCAGAAAAATATTTAAGACAAAATATTCGACGATTTTCGGGAGGGGAATTACAAAGAATATCCCTTATCCGAGCAATTTTATGTGAGCCTAAAATTTTACTGATGGACGAACCAGTGAGTGGATTAGACCCTCTCATTCAAAAAGATGCACTTAAGCTAATTAAGTCCTTGAAGGAACAAAAGAATATCTCTATTTTTTTAATTTCTCATGACATTGATTTTATTTCTTCTTTATGTGATTATATCTATGTAATTGAAAACGGAAAAATTGTAGAAGAAAATTATACTTCCGAAATTCTGCAAAAACCATCAAATAATTATACAAAACTAATTCTTCACTCGAGGGACTTGTCAAGTATTCGAGAATAATTTGATTTATCTAAAGATGAGAAAAATCACTCTAATCGTAAATTATATGAATACTAAAAAATAGATTGAATATGTAA
Coding sequences within it:
- a CDS encoding ABC transporter ATP-binding protein, coding for MKDILEIQDLSYSINEKKILESISLKVREGFITGMIGGSGSGKTTLIRIILNIQLPDKGKISGTIKINGDIATNLNRRWIQPVFQDPGSYFNPNWNLQQCLEEPLTILFKNSVEEKERKISKLLNEFSISEKYLRQNIRRFSGGELQRISLIRAILCEPKILLMDEPVSGLDPLIQKDALKLIKSLKEQKNISIFLISHDIDFISSLCDYIYVIENGKIVEENYTSEILQKPSNNYTKLILHSRDLSSIRE